The following is a genomic window from Lysinibacillus sp. G4S2.
AAGCCAAGAGGACGAATTAAATGTAATGAGGTATTTGTTCCAGCACATGTGCGTGCAATATTTCCTGTATTCGCTGGAATTTCTGGTTGATATAAAACGATATGCAATGGCATAACGGTACACTTCCTTAGCTAAAAAATTGTAAACCTTTATTAATTTCAACGAGTACTTCCTCGTCTTGTTCTTTTACTCTTGCTTCAAGTAATGCAGATTGAGCTTGCTCCCCGCCTATTTTGCCTAAAGCCCATGCTGCTGTTCCTCGAATAACAGGTCGTTCATCCTTGTTAAGAAGTGCTACTAAGTCTGGTACTGCAGCTTCCTCTTTAAAATGGGCAAGCGCCAAAATAGCATTGCGTTGAATTGGCTTTTTCCCTCGCCATGAACCAGAAACATGTCCAAACTTTTCTTTAAAGTCACGATTTGAAATCGTTAAAAGTGGCACAAGTAAAGGTTTTGCAAGTTCTGGATCAGGCTTAAATTCTTCATGTATCCAGTTAATCTTCCCTTTATTCTTTGGACATACTGTCTGACACGTATCACAGCCATACAAACGATTACCAATATGGGTACGAAACTCATCAGGTAACATTCCTTTAGTTTGCGTTAAAAAAGCTATACAACGCTGAGAGTTTAGCTGTCCTCCCTCGATTAACGCGCCTGTTGGGCAAACATCTAAACATAAGCGGCAATCTCCACATTCATCCTCCATAGGCGTATCAGGCGCAAAAGGGATATTCGTAATAAGCTCTCCTAAATATACATAGGAACCGAATTCAGGCGTAATAACCGAGCAGTTTTTCCCGCTCCAGCCTATCCCTGCACGCTCTGCAACTGCCCTATCCACAAGTGCACCCGTATCAACCATTGATTCTATACGTGCACCTTCTATACGCTCCTCAAGCCAGGCTGATAATAATTTCAATCGCTCACGTAATGCTGTATGATAATCGACACCCCAGGAAGCACGGCAAAAAATCCCGCGTCTTGCTCCCTTTTTGCCAACAGGTGCATTTTGCATACGCGATGGATAGGCTACAGCGATCGCCACAATGCTTTCTGCTCCCTCTAACAACTGTAGGGGTTCGGTACGTTTTTCAATATCGCTTTCTTCAAAGCCAGACTGATAGCCAAGCTCTTGCTGGCGGCGCAGTCGATTTTTTAATTCTGTAAACGGAGCTGCTGTTGTAAAGCCAATTTTGTCTACACCAATGGACATTGCATACGCCACAAATTCACGTTGTAGGTCATGTATGTTCATTTTATTTCCAACTCCTTACATGATACAATAATAAAAATAGATAAAGTAGGTGATGTTTATGGAAATTTCAATTAATCAATCTCTATTGACACAACATCCCGAGCTAAAAATCGGCATTATTCATTATACCAAAATTGTCGTTGCAGAATCGCCTCAAATGATTAAAGGCCGTATGCAATTGTATCAGGAAAACCTCTTTTTAGAAATGCAGGAAAGCCCTGTGACACAACGTGAGGGTATTGCAGAATGGCGACAACTATGGAAAAAGCTTGGCGCTGACCCGAACCGCTATCGTCACTCAGCAGAAAGCTTAATGCGCCGAATTAGTAAGCAAAATTATTTAACCCCACTTCACTCTGGCGTTGATTTAAATAATTTCCTCTCTTTACAATATGAAATTCCAGTAGGCTTGTACGATGTAGCTAAACTACAAGGAAATATAGAAATCGCACTTGGCAATGAGGATACTGGCTATGAGGGCTTAAATGAGCGTTATAATTCGTTAAAAAATATACTATATAGCTGTGATGCTAACGGAGCATTTGGATCACCATTTGTCGATTCTAAGCGTACCTCTATTTCAGAGGAAACGACCGAGGCTCTACATATTTTCTACCTTCGTCCATCACTGTCTGAAGAAAATGCAGAAGAACTTCTTGCATCTGCAGGCAAAATGTTTAACCAAATACATGGCGGTGATTATCATACTGCCTTATTAACTAACGCATCACCATCTACTACACTGTAAAAGGACGTGTTTTCATGATTAATCTTGCTGAAGCCGTTAAACTAAAAAGTATTTTAGCAAAAAAGGTTCAGGAGCTCGTTAGGGAATTACATCGTAGCGCTTTTGTAACTGTCGAAAAAGGGCAAGCTCCCAAATCGAGTAATCGTGCAATGAAAGTAATTGAAGCTGAGTTAGCACAAGTACGCCTTGATATCCGTACTTTAGATCGTTTAGTATATGAAGCAAATATAACAAACTTCGTAGACTTTAAAGGAGAAAAACTGACATTAGTTGAAGCGATTGAGCTCGCAACACAGCTCCGTGCTGATGCTGAGGTTTGCAAACAGTTTAGTATGCACGAAAAAGAAAGTGTACGAATGGGGTATGGTGAAAATACAATGCTTTATGAAATTGCTATGTATGAACCAGATGAGTACCGTGAACGTGCTAATATTCTAGAAAAAGATGCACATAAATTATCGAATCTTATCAATGCAAAGAATTATAGTGTTGAAATCAATTTCGATGATTCTCGTTATTTCTAATCAGATCGTAAAGTACTGCAATAAAAAAAGCATCCTTTTTGAACTGCACCTCCAATTGAGTTTAACAAATTGGAGTGCAGCTTTGGGATGCTTTTTGTTTTACTTACTTAAATCATAATTAATTTCAAATTTTCCTAAATCGATATCAGTGAAAAGAGCAGTTACCTTATAATTGGAATCAACATATGAATGAGTGCCTTTCTCTTCCGCTACACCTATTGCTATATTTAATCCTAATGACTGAGCAACTGATGGTAGGGTCTCTTTATGATTTATTCAATTAAAGCTCCTGTTTAGTATATAATTTAAGTTTCGCTTGGCGGAATTATCCCAAAAATAAGTAGGATAAAGAATACTAACCCAATTAAAAAGAAGACAAATGAAGCAGTAAATACTGGACCTATTGTATAAGTGAAGCGTTCTCTTTTCTGAATAATACCTGTTTGCCCACTAGCCTGAGAACTATATAACCTAGACATTGCTCCACCACTACTTGAAAAGTAAAACGTTCCTCCAGCAAAAGCCATACCAGTGAAAAACATTACTTCGATGAATCTTACAGAGAAAAATGAGGCAATAAAATACGTAATAACAACTTCTAGAATAAATGTCACTATCATAATAATTATATTTTTTCTACTCATATAATCCCCCTACTCTTCAAATTTAATGTTCCTTACTATGTATACGAATGAATCGAATCAAAGTTCCATTTTTAGCTAAATTAGCCAGTTTATTTTTAGAATTTTCAGCATACATGTAGCTTAACTTGTTATATGAATACCATTACCTAATATGGGGGCGGGATAAATCAATACTTTCCTTATCACTTAAAACTGTATACAATGAAATTATGGAGTCGTTAAGACTTCATACCGAATTGGATGTGCTGTTTTCAAAACTAGCTTTTGGTGCTAACTTGACTAAACCAATGACAAGTTACCTGTTACTGTATGACCAATGACTAATAACCAACTATAAGCAATGGCCATACCTCACAAACTTTGGAAATTACTTGAAAACGCCATCCAATAGCTCTCTTACATCTTGTGTGTAGGAGAGCTTTTTATTGGCTTTAAACGAATGCAAACGCAGAGCCTTATTAAATCAAAAAGACAGTACATATTTTCACAACAAATATGTACTGTCTTTTTTTAGTTATTCCTCATTACGATAGGAAAAAATTTTCTTAATTACTTTTCGTATGCTTTATACCAATGATATGGTTGTATTTCTCTCAGTGTTTTAAATATCAATTCACCATTCGGATTAGTGATAGCCGCTTTTACATTTTCACCCCAATAAAAAAGCCTTTCTTGACATACACCGCAAGGAGTTAACACAGTAAATACAGAATTTTCATTTTCTCTGGCAATACAAATACTATGAGTAACCTTCGTATTAAGTTTATGCGCTTCAAGTATTGCACCAGTTTCCATGCACAATTCAGTAGAGGCATTGATAACGTCCGGTGCTACGCTCGTTAAAATCTGACCATCTTCTGTATACATTGCTGCAGCACCACCCCAACCAGAAGGGTATCTTTTTTCGATCAATTCTACCACCGACTGATATAGTTTTTGCTCAATATCCATCTTCTTCCTCCCTATTTTTAATCAATTTAACATAAAACGCTTTTTTTAATGCACACCAGGTAAAATCTTCAGTACCTTTTCCTGTGCATCTAAAATAGCATCTACTCCTAATGGAATAGCAATATTCGTTGCTTCATGGCCAATTTTAAAGCCTGCTACAACTGGAACGCCTAAATCCGCAAAATATTCCTTCATTAAAGTATGCAGTGCCGCTTCATCTGCTTCAGTTTGTGTAAAGGAACCGATCATAACACCCGCTAACTGCTCAAGCTTTCTCGCTTGCTTTAATTGCTGCAGCATAGAATCAATATGTGGAATCGTCTCCGCTAGCTCCTCAATCAATAAAATTTTACCTTCCGTGCGAACTTCAAATTTTGTACCTAATGTGCTGACAAGACGACGTAAATTTCCTCCAATAATCTGACCGCGAGCAACACCAGATGCAATCGTTGTTAATGGTGAAATATCCTCTGTATATTGCAATTCCATCGGTGAAAATAGCTGTAAAAACATTTTCTTTGATACATCATCTATTCTTCCTACAGACATAAGGAGCGGTCCATGAAACGTCACTAAATTAGCAAATTCATTAATTGCGCAATGTAAATATGTAAGATCAGAGAAGCCCCAGAAGATTTTTGGATTTTCTTCAAGTAGTCCATAGTCAATCTTTTCCGCAATTCGGGCAGATCCATAGCCCCCCTTGACACAAAAAATTGCCTTCACCTCTGGATTTCTTACCATCCCATGAAAGTCAGCCAGACGCTCCTCGTCACTACCTGCTAGATAGCTGTGCTTTGCCTGAATGGTATCCCCAATAATATATTTAAGACCTAAATCATCAAGAAAGGATATTGCATCCCCTAGCATTTCTGGCTTCACTAGACTTGATAAAGCCACAAGACCAACTGTATCACCCTTTTGTAAATGCGGTACTGTACTTTTCATGCTAATCCCTCCATTGGTTTTCCTTATTCTAGCATATAGATAATATTGTAGCATTGATTAATAGCGAGGCTAATGTCTGTAACATATGAACTTCCGGGTGAATGGTCAGACTTGGTGGGCTATCCTTCACTTTGGCGGGGCTATCCACGATTTTGGCTGTTCTATCCACGCTTTGGCGGGGCTATCCACGATTTTGGCTGTTCTATCCACGGTTTTGACTCTTCTATCCGTCGCTTTGCTATTTCTATCCATCGCTTTCACCCTTCTATCCGTCACTCTGATTTCTATCCGTCTCTTGAGCTCTTCTTTCCGTCACCTTGACCTTTCTATCCGTCGCTTTCGCTTTCCTATCCATCGCTTTGCCAGTTCCATCCGTCGCTCTGATTTCTATCCGTCTCTTGAGCTCTTCTTTCCGTCGCTTGAGCTTTTCTATCCGTCACCTTGCCCTTTCTATCCATCGCTTTCGATCTCCTATCCGTCGCTTTGCCAGTTCCATCCGTCGCTCTGATTTCTATCCGTCGCTTGAGCTCTTCTTTCCGTCACCTTGACCTTTCTATCCGTCGCTTTCGATCTCCTATCCATCGCTTCGACAATTCCATCCGTCGCTCTGATTTCTATCCATCACTTGAGCTCTTCTTTCCGTCACCTTGCCCTTTCTATCCATCGCTTTCGATCTCCTATCCGTCGCTTTGCCAGTTCCATCCGTCGCTTTGCCAGTTCCATCCGTCGCTTTCGATCTCCTATCCATCGCTTTGCCAGTTCCATCCGTCGCTCTGATTTCTATCCGTCGCTTGAGCTCTTCTTTCCGTCTCTTGAGCTTTTCTATCCGTCACCTTGACCTTTCTATCCGTCGCTTTGCCAGTTCTATCCGTCGCTCTGATTTCTATCCGTCGCTTGAGCTCTTCTATCCGTCACCTTGACCTTTCTATCCATCGCTTTCGATCTCCTATCCGTCGCTTTGCCAGTTCTATCCGTCGCTCTGATTTCTATCCATCACTTGAGCTCTTCTTTCCGTCACTCTCGCCTTTCTATCCGTCTCTTTGCCAATTCTATCCGTCGCCCTGACTTCTATCAGTCACTTTGGTGGGGCTATCCACGCTTTTGGCTGCTCTATCCACGACTTTGACTTTTCTATCCGTCGCTTTGCCAGTTCCATCCGCCACTCCGATTCCTATCCGTCTCTTCGAACTCAAAAAAATAAGCGCAGATTTCAAATAATATGAAATCTGCGCTTATTTTCTAGTTTGTTCCGCCGTAAATAATCGTTACATTTGCATGGTTTAATAATTGACTTGCTGGGAAATCTTCTGTCACGATACCACTTTTTAATTTTTCGATGGCCTCTAGTTTTTTTTCACCAAATGCAATTAATACGATTTCCTTAGCATTCATAATAGATTGAATCCCCATTGTAATAGCATGTGTTGGTACATCTTTAAAGTCATCAAAATAAATTGCATTTTCATTGCGTGTAGATTCAGTTAACTCTACAATATTAGTTAGTGAATCAAAAGGTGTTCCTGGCTCGTTAAAGCCAATATGTCCGTTAACGCCGATGCCTAAGAGCTGTAAATCAATTCCTCCTGCTTCCTTGATTCGAGCATCATATGCCTCACACTCAGCAGCCAAATCCTCTACCTTACCATTTGGTAAATGTATATTTTCTTTCTTAATATCTACATGCTTGAATAAATTCTCATGCATAAATGTCCAATAACTTGCTGGACTTGATTGATCGATGCCAACATATTCGTCTAAGTTAAAAGTAATAACGTCGCTAAAAGAAATAGTTCCAGCTTGTTGTCGTTTCACTAATTCTTTATACATCCCTACAGGAGAACCACCAGTTGCTAATCCTAAAATACTTGCCGGCTTTACTTGTAATTGCTTAGTAAAAATATCCGCTGCGACTTCGCTCATTTCATCGTAAGAATTTACTTCTATCCACTTCATTTTAGTTGTCATAGTCATATTTATACCTACCTTACAATATTTATTATTAACTAAATTGGGAAATAGTTCTCTAAATAGTAGCTAATATATCAATCTTACTAGTTATCCATCTAATTTTCTATTATTTTCTTCATCAATTATACCTCGGCATAATTGCGTCCGCCGCATTCATCTCACCACCTATAGAGGTAGGAGACTTCTGTACCTGCCGTTTCACTTACGTTACAAAAAACATCTGTAACTGCCGTTTCACTTACGTTACAAAAAACATCTGTACCTGCCGCTACGCTTTCGGTACAAAAGACATCCGCCGAAAGAAGTTAAATATTATACGTGTATTCCCAAGCCATTTCGGTTATGTTATTTAATAAGGGAGTGAGGCGATATAATGAATTCACAAATACAGCAATATTTGAAATATATTCTTTTTCAAGGGCCTTTAACTGAGCCGTCTATTAAACTACTTGGACAATTACAAACAAGTCATTTATACATCATCCCGTATGAAAACTTGGATGTTGCCTTGAAACAAGACATCTCCTTCTCGATTCCTGATATTTTTCAAAAAATAATTGTTCGCAAACGTGGAGGCAATTGCTTTGAACTAAATATTTTATTTAGTTGGCTACTTCGCGAGCTCGGCTTTTCAGTGACCAATCGCTATGCACAGTTTTGGCGCAATTTTGAAGAAGATGCTCCTGCCGAAGATGTACCTATGCATCAGCTATTGCTTGTCAATTTCGCTGGCCAATCATATATTTCCGATGTTGGCGTAGGCGCACTAGCTCCGTGTAAGCCAGTTCCACTTATAGCTGGGCATCACCACCGTGAAGGCAATGAACTTTATAAAATTGAACGTGATGATGCGAACGGCTGGATGCTGTACGAACAAACAAAACATAATTGGCGTTTACTTTATAGTTTTTTTGATGACGCTAACGATGCAAAGTTTGCTCCAAGGCTTTCTAAACAACAAAATAAAATTGCGATGATTCGTACCCCTCGCGGTAGACATACAATGCTTAACAACGAATTCAGAATATATGAAGGACAATCCCTAACAACCTATAAAACACATAACGAAAAAGAATGGCTACAAGCACTTCAGCGTTTTTTTCATATCTCATTAGACTAGATGCTTCGGTACTTATACATTCACGGCAAAAGCAAGCCTCCTCATTAATCTGAGACTTGCTTTTCCTTTGGCTAACATTTCATTTATTTGGCTGTACGCTCGAGCAACTCATAAACAACAACATCATTGTAGAGCTCCTTAACTAAACCAATACCATCGACAAAGTAATATGTTGAAACTCCATCACTATTTACGGACTTTTCTTCTAGAACAATTACATTATTATAATCGACACCACCTGCTCGGACAGTGCCATCTGTTGCTTTAACAGTAAGACGGACTCCTGAAATTATCCCACCATCATCCTCATGTTGAATCACGCCAATTCTAAGCGGTAATTCGAAGGCTAAATCGTAAAATAAATCATAATCACGTGCAACTCCTTGACCAAAAACATCACCATCGCTAAATAAAAGCTCACTATTAAATACTTTATTAGAATTCAAATCGCTTATTGCCCACACATCATTCTTATCGTCATAATGACTATACTTATATTTTAATGTATAGTGTTTTTTGTCTTTCAACGAATAATGCGAATACGTGTAGTCATACGCTTTATCTTTTAATAGATTCGGATTCGATAGCGTTAATGCACGAGCTAAAAATGCTGAAAAATGAGCTCGTGTTAAAGGTAAATTGGGCTTAAATGAACCATCATCATATCCTCTTGTTATATTGTTACTAGAAATTGCTGAGATTTCCTTATAGCCTCTTGTCTTAGCTGAAACATCTGTAAAATAGCTTGTCTCAGATCCTTTTAATTTAAATGCTCTTTGCAGCACAATCGCCATGTCCCCTCTTGAAAGAGGTGCATTCGGGTTAAATTTCTGTGCCGAATCGAAAATGCCGGTATTTTGTACTGCTGCAATTTCTTTATAATAGGGATGTGTAGTAGGTACATCCTGATACTTTGGATCTTTGACATTCGTCGTTTGCAATCCTAAAGCACGTGTTAGCATAACAGCTACCTGTGCTCTAGTTACATATGTATTCGGTTTAAACAGGTTATTAGGATAGCCATTAATAATTCCTTTTTCAACTAAGTAATCGATTTCCGTTATCAATGTGTTATCCTTGGACACATCTTTGAAGCTCGCTGCCTGTACACCTTCCATCGGTATTAACCAAACAGCTAATAATAGTGCACATACTATTTTCAACATCTTTTTCATGTCTTTCCCTCTCTTTCTCCATTATTCATAATATACTTTTTTAGGTATTATTTCCAATACAATTATTAACAAAAACAGCCTCCACAATCATTCGCAGAGACTTTGTTAATCAGTACGATTATTTATTTTGAATTAAGCCGAAGCCAAGCCCAGTTGGATCTACCATATAGGCAAGATAAAACTCATCGAACTCCATTTTGTCACGAACAACGATGGCACCATTTTGTTTAGCTTTAGAAATAGCGTCATCGATAAAATCAACTTCAATTTGAATACGTGTTCCAAAAGGATAGTCATGTGGCCCCTTTGCAATACCACCGTTAATCCCTGATTTATTATCATCCCCAGTTGTTACAGCCCAATATTCCCAATGAGGTGCAGCTACCTCCCAACCAAAAACCTTGGCATAAAACTCAGCTGCTTTTTCAGGCTCCTGACTATTTAATTCAAACCCTATTACTCTCCCCATGTAATTCCCCTCCTGATTTTTGAAACATAATTTATAGTTCAACAATTTAATGGATATTTCCTCCATTAGTTTCATCACCATAACATGGGGTTGATTTCCGTTCCGACTGGGCTCTTTCGAGGAGCCGCTTCAATGCAATTAAAAATGTATATAAGGAATTTCATAGAATAGATTATTTATTCAATAATGCCGGTATAGCTATGTATTGTGAAGTAATGATAGACGAATGGAAAAACATTATGGATATCAATTTATGGGGCGTTATGTATGGTACACAAGTTAGCTATCAAATCATGAAAGAACAAGGTTTTGGACATATCATCAATACTTCATCAGCGGCGGGGCTAGGGCCATCTCCTATATCAACGGCATACTCAACTACAAAGCATGCTGTTGTGGGCCTAACGATATCATTACACTATGAAGCTGAGGAATTTGGCATCAAAGTAAGCACACTATGTCCGGCTTTTGTTGATACTCCTATTTTTGATAAATCGGCGATGTCCAAGCAATTGAAAAGACAAAAAATGATGTCCCCGCAGCAATTAGCAAAAATCACTATTGCAGGCGTATACAAAAATAAGCTTATTATTTGCCCAATGCCAATGCGTAAGACAATGGATGTCGTCTTCACCATCTTCCCTTCTTTACACAGGGCATTAATGAGAATGGTCTGCAAAGTAAGCCGAAAAGCTCGATTAACATAAACATTTAAAATAAATGCATTTTTCTAAGGTGGTAAAAAACCGCTATGCTTTTCTGCCGACAAGGCACGAGCCGCATCAGGGCCAAAAATAGGATGTTGGATACGAAGGCATATGTCTCCTTCGCTACAATTCACACTTCATCGAAAATACAATTCACAGGAGTCTCGCGGTTTTTTACCTTTATATTAAAGATAACTAAAACACCAAAAGACAGTTAGCGATCTTCTTCATTCTTCTTATAAATACCTAATAGTAATGTAATAAGACCTATAACAAAAATCAAAGGAGATAAAAACATCATAATCGATGCTGCACAACCGTTTCTAATCAGCATTCCATACGTTGCACCAATTAAATAAGATAAGAATGGTGCAAATGCAATCATTGTAATGATACCCCAAACTATATATCTTCCTTTCTCCGACCTTCCTTCACTTAATTGGAATGCCGCTATTAAACCTACTAATACAATTATTAATGCAATGACAAACGCCATAAAATCACCCCCTCTTTTCTTCTACAATATGCTTCATTAGTTGAGTGATTTGGTAACTTAACACTAGGCTTTTAAAAAAAATACATAATTGCACCTAATCATTAACCTAATACAGTTGTTTAAGATCCTCACCAAAAAATGAAGTGAAGGATGGGCGACTCATTAAGGATCAACAGCTGTCAGGAAAGTACCCGATCGGAGCGGAAATGGACTCCAAGTTACGGAGATGAGCCTGTTTAATCAAAAAAAATACCACAACCATCAAAGGCTGTGGTTGTGGCTTTCTGATTTAAAGGGCATCTTGCAAAATGACACCATCGCTCATTTTAATAATACGATCTGTATAGGCAAGCATCTCTTCATCGTGTGTTACCATTAAAGTAGTAATGTTTAAGGTTTTAGTTAAATCTCTAATTAATAACATAACCTCTTTTGATCTTTTTGAATCTAAACTTGCCGTTGGTTCATCTGCGAACAGAACTTTCGGTTTATGAATAATTGCCCGGGCAATGGCAACACGTTGCTTCTCCCCACCTGACAATGAAGAAGGATAAGAATTTTTACGATGGTCCATCCCTACTAATTTTAGTATGCGATCAACTTCATTTTTTTGTTCAGACTTCTTCAACTTGGATTCAGAAACATCAAGCATTAGCAGTAATTGTTCCTCAACTGTAAGGAAAGGTACAAGGTGTGCAAACTGAAAGACAAAGCCAAATTTACTTGCTCGTACTTTTCGAACTTCTTCAGAACTCATTGAAGTTAAATTGTTATCTTCAAATATAACTTGCCCATCTGATGCAGGCTGAAGTCCCGCAGCTATTGTTAGAAGCGTACTTTTACCAGAGCCAGATGCACCTACCAATGCTATGATTTCTCCTTCTTTTAGAGAAAGGTTTATTCCTTTTAATATTTCTTCTTTTACTTCGCCATTAGTAAACGTTTTTCTAACCTCATCAATTGTAAATAAAGTCATATTAAGCCTCTCCTTGCTGTATCGCTTGTAATGGTTCAATCTTTCTAATTTGTAGTCCTGAAATTGTAGCCCCAATAAATCCAATAATTAGGAATACTACCGATAATTGCGTCGTTGTCGCGACTGTTAAAGAGAAAGGCATCCCTTGTGGCGCTACCATATTGAATGCTTGGCTAAAGGTTACAGACAAAATAAGTGAAATAACTGTAATGATGGCCATCTGTGTCCATATCAATTGGAATAACTTACTTGTTTTTAAACCAATAGCTTTTAAAATTCCGTATAAGCCAATTTTTTGAACGTTCATCATATAGAAGAAGATAGCAAACAGCATTCCACTAATGACTACTAAAAACCAAACAATCATATTTAAAGACATTTGCTCTGCATTATAACTTGGAATTGTATTAAGAAACTCTTTATTCGAAAATGATTCTAATCCAGCAAATTCTTTTGAAGAATCTCCGCCTGGTACGAACATCATTTGCATTTCATCAACACGATAAATTTCTTTATAATCCTGTTCATTAATATAGGCAACAGGTGCATGGCTATATTTCTTTTGGTCGACAAATCCTTTTACTACAAACTTGCCGCTAAATTGATTATTCGTTAATGTATCTCCGACTTTAATTCCTTTATCTTTCATTGAGCTGTCTAATACGACTTCATTATGCTTCACATTTTCAAATAAATCTGACTCGGTAGATGTAACAAAGGCAACACTTTGCTGCTTATTGTCCTTATCATTTAAAAAGCCCATTTGTAATGAAAAAGCTACTGCATCTTTTTCTTTACTCAATATATCATTTTGTGTACTGTTATCTATTTTTGACAGATTATAAGTTTGATCTGCATCCTTATCCATATAAAATTGACCTTGTGGTAAATCCTTAATTAGAGCGGCATTATCTTGTGACAATCCATTCGCTAAACCAGAAATAATAAAAGTTAAAAAACTAACTAGAAAAACAATCGAACCTAATATTAAAAATCTTACTTTATTCTTCTTAATTTCTTTCCACGCAAGATTCATCGTTAACTCCTCCATTCCTTTTTACATCCTTATCATAAAATCCTTAAATGAACGGAAGATGAACTAATTATTAAAAATGAAATGTTTTTAACAAAAAAGCCCGTAAACCTTTTCTTTTTTAGGTTTACGGGCTGATTGTAATATTACTCATTATGATAGTAGACTTTCGACAGATCTAATGACCATCTAAACGAATAACTGACTTTTTATGATATTTCGGAGTTTCCTCTAACTTTGATTCGTACAAAATCACTTCTTCCACTAGAAATTTTGGAAGTTGAAAATTTTCTTCCATCAATGCCTCGAA
Proteins encoded in this region:
- a CDS encoding ABC transporter permease, which produces MNLAWKEIKKNKVRFLILGSIVFLVSFLTFIISGLANGLSQDNAALIKDLPQGQFYMDKDADQTYNLSKIDNSTQNDILSKEKDAVAFSLQMGFLNDKDNKQQSVAFVTSTESDLFENVKHNEVVLDSSMKDKGIKVGDTLTNNQFSGKFVVKGFVDQKKYSHAPVAYINEQDYKEIYRVDEMQMMFVPGGDSSKEFAGLESFSNKEFLNTIPSYNAEQMSLNMIVWFLVVISGMLFAIFFYMMNVQKIGLYGILKAIGLKTSKLFQLIWTQMAIITVISLILSVTFSQAFNMVAPQGMPFSLTVATTTQLSVVFLIIGFIGATISGLQIRKIEPLQAIQQGEA